A single Diachasmimorpha longicaudata isolate KC_UGA_2023 chromosome 10, iyDiaLong2, whole genome shotgun sequence DNA region contains:
- the LOC135167008 gene encoding inositol hexakisphosphate and diphosphoinositol-pentakisphosphate kinase isoform X16, whose product MAGEWWKFWHVFLPFWEWIIDTSGNFWGRVGATCETDRLLRPTRLRCHVRWCPGETCLGCRGNCEERDMLWKFMGELSDGCVSEDGCMGGSDLDGEGKQVLVGICAMAKKSQSKPMKEILTRLEEFEYIKILVFSEEVILKEPVEDWPVVDCLISFHSKGFPLDKAISYANLRNPFIINNLPMQYDIQDRRRVYAILENEGIEIPRYAVLDRDSADPKHHELVESEDHVEVNGVTFNKPFVEKPVSAEDHNIYIYYPTSAGGGSQRLFRKIGSRSSVYSPESRVRKTGSYIYEDFMPTDGTDVKVYTVGPDYAHAEARKSPALDGKVERDSEGKEIRYPVILSNAEKLISRKVCLAFKQTVCGFDLLRANGKSFVCDVNGFSFVKNSNKYYDDCAKILGNMILRELAPTLHIPWSVPFQLDDPPIVPTTFGKMMELRCVVAVIRHGDRTPKQKMKVEVRHPKFFEIFAKYDGYKHGHVKLKRPKQLQEILDTARSLLAEIQHRAAGPELEEKQGKLEQLKSVLEMYGHFSGINRKVQMKYQPRGRPRGSSSDDGNSHNRLGEPSLVLILKWGGELTPAGRIQAEELGRIFRCMYPGGQGEYAGAQGLGLLRLHSTFRHDLKIYASDEGRVQMTAAAFAKGLLALEGELTPILVQMVKSANTNGLLDNDCDSSKYQNMVKTKLHELLQQDRDFTPEDRAQINPSNALSINDALDFVKNPVKCCQHVQSLIQKLMDIVRLKKEDPKTKDAILYHGETWELMGRRWGKIEKDFCTKNKRFDISKIPDIYDCIKYDLQHNNHTLQFDHAEELYIYAKYLADIVIPQEYGLTVQEKLTIGQGICTPLLKKIRADLQRNIEESGEETVNRLNPRYSHGVSSPGRHVRTRLYFTSESHVHSLLTVLRYGGLLDVVKDEQWRRAMEYVSMVSELNYMSQIVVMLYEDPTKDPSSEERFHVELHFSPGVNCCVQKNLPPGPGFRPHSRNESSHNLETNSQCSTRIEEEEEAFLGDLSSPISPQETSDSSPPLIETENADSTLGSPTTSRAIDMMDLDPNMMDEPYDSGFLQGSAPIPISARTVAGHEAARLGSQLAASQRQRREREAAASISEPRARSYDHQRQEKPEKAAEKLQYQSLDAVNREDKSPRSRHNSPPTLSESRNLLGIPMALPYTLSSPEFPAPLLDSLQEHGPLVTLHNTSLGSPKTKRPSIQISEDVKPFLSVPQRYGRSQSTLTLPVVEVRGEFVPVRSRSLSPSPRVHCQCYNCNISELILQSHDLSPSERSNLQTYFARSMSRKFINCSCYGVYVEDPGVVRRQGDISKIKSIDQSRDRHYLVIKNCQLNFDKYLRHRLNKCHSWPLIVRTEADTRHASLPPVSSSSSSSASSSLLFSSDCSNSATHSHCVKYHSSYACKHDERYRKTQLSITLSKIHAQRSFSSPDTRPTIIQPDPTCTARRHRHSISGQMSYFKLLGYNVTKKLTGSANSLFSTAVISGSSSAPNLKDMVPQHASAVAAIEGFGGVPPIRPLETLHNALSLRQLDSFLEMMTSAPLFRTPASSPPKFPSPGGSQGSLVPHLSIGVAMEPSRYISTSGLAYKTGQEGEAGDHRGQLSPTSPNSTGWSSEPQSFLSSEPSSPAPTSAGECSMSISLISNDGSQTFGGPKFCAAPCLDMDFNDFCMVMDQDSREGRGSISYTDYYSSEDGTIRKTMEEPKESSMEDEEEHTLTLRQTNEQKKQDVQSIFDQKSSGFKKIGRFRVESMEIAEDDVRIKSDVLSSSQSLEKLKFHSISPLKKEGSDDGKKSRSLRVKKGKTILRSQSVSGAQTNDNAELTGVYEGSLSTTKLGSFSTMTGGDLEHWKKSAEEKPVRPDSSADAADEPTLTLAASLRGNSNVTIGFDIKSDKE is encoded by the exons ATGGCTGGAGAGTGGTGGAAGTTCTGGCACGTATTCTTGCCCTTTTGGGAGTGGATTATCGATACATCTGGGAACTTTTGGGGAAGGGTGGGAGCCACTTG TGAGACTGACAGACTGTTGAGGCCCACTCGCCTCAGATGTCACGTGAGGTGGTGCCCTGGAGAGACGTGTCTCGGATGCAGGGGGAATTGTGAGGAGAGGGACATGCTTTGGaaatttatg GGCGAGCTGTCGGACGGGTGTGTCAGCGAGGATGGGTGCATGGGAGGAAGCGACCTCGACGGCGAGGGCAAACAAGTCCTGGTGGGAATATGCGCTATGGCCAAGAAATCCCAGAGTAAACCGATGAAGGAAATTCTAACTCGTCTGGAGGAGTTTGAGTACATAAAAATTCTGGTATTCAGTGAGGAGGTGATTTTGAAAGAGCCTGTAGAGGATTGGCCGGTTGTTGATTGTCTGATAAGTTTCCATAGCAAGGGATTTCCCCTCGACAAGGCCATCAGTTACGCAAATCTCAGGAATCCAttcatcattaataatttaccGATGCAGTACGACATTCAG GACAGAAGAAGGGTTTATGCCATCCTAGAGAATGAGGGCATTGAAATACCCAGATACGCAGTGCTCGATAGAGACTCAGCCGATCCAAAAC ACCACGAATTGGTGGAGTCCGAGGACCACGTGGAGGTCAATGGTGTAACGTTCAATAAACCATTTGTTGAGAAACCGGTGTCAGCTGAGGATCATaatatttacatttattaTCCTACGTCTGCGGGCGGTGGTAGTCAGCGTTTATTCCGAAAA ATTGGTAGTCGAAGTAGCGTTTATTCTCCAGAGTCTCGAGTACGAAAGACTGGCTCCTACATCTATGAAGATTTCATGCCGACCGATGGTACGGACGTTAAGGTGTACACAGTGGGCCCCGATTATGCCCATGCAGAAGCCAGAAAGAGTCCAGCTCTGGACGGAAAGGTGGAGAGAGATTCCGAGGGAAAAGAAATTCGATATCCTGTCATCCTAAGCAATGCCGAGAAGCTAATAAGTAGAAAAGTCTGTCTGGCTTTCAAGCAGACCGTCTGTGGTTTTGATCTCCTGAG GGCAAATGGAAAGTCATTTGTTTGTGACGTCAATGGCTTTAGTTTTGTCAAGAATTCCAATAAGTATTACGACGACTGTGCCAAAATCCTGGGGAATATGATACTCCGGGAATTGGCACCGACTCTGCACATTCCTTGGAGTGTTCCATTCCAATTGGATGATCCACCGATTGTACCCACTACCTTTGGGAAAAT GATGGAACTGAGGTGTGTGGTGGCAGTGATTCGGCATGGAGATCGCACACCAAAGCAAAAAATGAAAGTAGAGGTCCGACATCCAAAATTCTTCGAGATCTTTGCTAAATATGACGGTTACAAACACGGCCATGTGAAATTGAAACGCCCTAAGCAGCTCCAGGAAATTCTCGATACAGCGAGGAGCCTTCTCGCAGAAATCCAGCATCGAGCGGCCGGGCCAGAACTCGAGGAGAAACAGGGAAAACTGGAGCAACTCAAAAGTGTCTTAGAGAT GTACGGCCATTTCTCCGGTATTAATCGAAAAGTTCAGATGAAGTACCAGCCACGAGGCAGACCCAGAGGCAGTTCGTCCGACGATGGTAACAGCCACA ATCGCTTGGGTGAACCTTCACTGGTCCTTATATTGAAGTGGGGTGGAGAGCTTACGCCGGCGGGTAGGATTCAGGCCGAGGAATTGGGAAGAATTTTCAGGTGCATGTACCCCGGTGGTCAAG GGGAATACGCAGGGGCTCAGGGTTTAGGTCTATTGAGGCTGCACTCCACCTTTAGACACGATTTGAAGATTTACGCGAGTGACGAAGGTAGGGTCCAGATGACAGCAGCTGCCTTTGCCAAGGGTCTTCTGGCGCTAGAGGGGGAGTTGACACCGATTTTGGTGCAAATGGTCAAGTCTGCTAACACTAATGGGCTTCTTGATAATGACTGTGATAGTAGCAAGTATCAAAATATGGTAAAAACCAAGCTCCACGAGCTTCTACAGCAGGATCGAGACTTCACCCCGGAGGATCGCGCGCAGATAAATCCCAGCAACGCCCTGAGCATCAATGACGCCCTGGACTTTGTAAAGAATCCAGTCAAATGCTGCCAGCACGTGCAATCTttgattcaaaaattaatggacATTGTGCGCCTGAAAAAAGAAGATCCAAAGACGAAAGATGCAATTCTCTATCACGGCGAGACCTGGGAGTTGATGGGACGTCGCTggggaaaaatcgagaaaGACTTCTGCACGAAGAACAAACGcttcgatatctcgaaaataCCGGATATTTATGACTGCATAAAGTACGATCTCCAGCACAACAATCACACGCTGCAGTTCGATCACGCTGAGGAGCTCTACATTTATGCAAAGTATCTCGCGGACATAGTGATCCCACAAGAGTACGGGTTAACAGTCCAGGAGAAGCTGACAATAGGCCAAGGCATCTGCACACCTCTTCTGAAGAAAATACGTGCTGATTTGCAGAGGAATATCGAGGAGTCAGGGGAGGAGACTGTGAACAGACTGAACCCGAGGTACTCCCACGGTGTTTCCAGTCCTGGTAGACATGTGAGGACTCGTTTGTACTTCACCAGTGAGAGCCACGTGCACTCTCTATTGACCGTCCTCAGGTACGGGGGTCTCCTTGACGTCGTTAAGGATGAACAGTGGAGACGAGCTATGGAGTACGTGTCGATGGTGTCGGAGCTCAACTACATGTCCCAAATAGTGGTCATGCTCTACGAGGATCCGACCAAAGATCCCAGCAGCGAGGAGAGGTTTCACGTCGAGTTGCACTTCAGTCCCGGCGTCAATTGCTGCGTCCAGAAGAACCTGCCCCCAGGTCCTGGCTTTCGTCCTCACTCGAGGAATGAAAGTAGCCATAATCTAGAGACCAATTCACAGTGTAGCACGAGGattgaggaggaggaggaggccTTCCTGGGTGATCTATCGAGCCCGATAAGTCCTCAGGAGACGTCGGATTCATCTCCACCGCTTATCGAGACGGAGAACGCTGATTCTACTCTGGGTAGTCCAACTACGAGTCGAGCCATCGATATGATGGATCTGGATCCTAATATGATGGATGAGCCTTATGATTCTGGCTTTCTCCAAGGCTCAGCGCCCATTCCCATCAGTGCTAGGACTGTCGCAGGACATGAAGCTGCCAGGCTGGGAAGCCAATTGGCTGCCAGTCAGAGGCAGAGGCGCGAGAGAGAGGCGGCTGCCAGCATTAGTGAGCCTAGAGCCCGGAGTTACGATCATCAGAGGCAGGAGAAGCCGGAGAAAG CTGCAGAAAAGCTGCAGTATCAGAGTCTGGATGCTGTCAACAGAGAAG ACAAATCACCTCGGTCGCGTCACAATAGTCCGCCAACACTCTCAGAATCCCGTAATCTCCTCGGCATACCAATGGCACTCCCATACACACTAAGCTCACCGGAGTTTCCAGCGCCTCTCTTGGACTCCCTCCAGGAGCACGGACCCCTGGTGACCCTTCACAATACCTCCTTGGGCTCGCCCAAAACAAAAAGACCGTCGATTCAGATATCTGAAGACGTTAAGCCTTTTCTTTCCGTACCCCAGCGCTACGGCCGTTCGCAGTCGACCTTGACACTTCCAGTGGTGGAAGTCCGCGGTGAGTTCGTCCCGGTACGCTCCCGATCCCTATCACCAAGCCCTAGAGTACATTGCCAATGTTATAACTGCAATATCTCCGAACTAATACTCCAAAGTCATGACTTGAGTCCCTCTGAGCGCTCAAATTTGCAAACTTACTTCGCCCGCTCGATGTCAcgtaaatttatcaattgctCGTGTTACGGTGTTTACGTTGAGGATCCAGGTGTAGTCCGCCGCCAGGGtgatatttcgaaaataaaGTCAATCGATCAGTCAAGAGATCGTCATTATCtcgtcattaaaaattgtcaattaaattttgataaataccTCCGTCATCGATTAAACAAGTGCCACTCGTGGCCACTCATTGTGAGGACCGAGGCTGATACCAGGCATGCTAGTTTACCACCagtatcatcatcatcatcatcatcagcatcatcatcattattattctcCTCTGATTGTAGTAATAGCGCAACGCACAGTCATTGTGTTAAATATCACAGTAGTTATGCCTGTAAGCACGATGAGAGATACAGAAAAACACAACTGTCGATTACCTTATCCAAAATCCACGCGCAACGATCCTTCTCATCCCCAGACACAAGACCTACGATCATTCAACCTGACCCTACATGCACAGCAAGGCGCCATCGTCACAGTATCTCCGGGCAGATGAGTTATTTCAAACTACTGGGGTACAACGTTACCAAGAAGCTAACTGGTTCGGCTAATAGTTTATTCAGTACTGCTGTTATCAGTGGCTCATCAAGTGCTCCAAATCTTAAGGATATGGTGCCGCAGCATGCCTCAGCTGTTGCAG CTATTGAAGGGTTCGGTGGTGTCCCACCTATACGACCTTTGGAGACATTGCACAATGCTCTGTCGCTTCGACAGTTGGACAGCTTCTTGGAGATGATGACGAGTGCACCCTTGTTCAGAACGCCAGCATCGTCTCCACCGAAATTTCCATCGCCGGGGGGATCTCAGGGGTCCCTCGTGCCACATTTGTCTATTGGAGTTGCCATGGAACCGTCCAG GTACATTTCCACGTCTGGCCTTGCGTACAAGACGGGACAGGAGGGAGAGGCTGGCGATCATCGAGGACAGTTGTCTCCAACGAGTCCAAACA GCACCGGCTGGAGCAGCGAACCCCAATCATTCCTCTCCTCAGAACCGTCATCTCCTGCCCCGACATCAGCAGGTGAATGTAGTATGTCGATAAGTCTCATCAGCAACGACGGAAGTCAGACATTCGGGGGCCCCAAATTCTGCGCAGCTCCTTGTCTGGACATGGACTTCAACGACTTTTGCATGGTGATGGATCAGGACAGTAGGGAGGGTCGAGGCAGTATATCCTACACAGACTATTACAGCAGCGAAGACGGTACAATTCGAAAGACGATGGAGGAGCCCAAGGAGTCATCAATGGAAGATGAGGAGGAACACACGCTCACCCTGAGGCAGACTAACGAGCAAAAGAAGCAAGACGTCCAGTCGATCTTTGACCAGAAGTCCAGtggtttcaaaaaaatcggaaGGTTCCGAGTAGAGAGCATGGAGATCGCCGAAGATGACGTGAGGATTAAATCTGATGTCTTGAGTTCATCCCAATCGCTGGAGAAATTAAAGTTTCACAGCATTTCACCCTTGAAGAAGGAAGGGAGTGATGATGGAAAGAAGTCTAGGAGCCTCAGAGTCAAGAAAGGAAAGACTATTTTGAGATCCCAGAGTGTCTCCGGGGCACAAACGAATGACAACGCTGAACTTACTGGCGTCTACGAGGGATCACTCTCAACTACGAAATTGGGGAGTTTTTCCACGATGACTGGAGGTGATTTGGAGCATTGGAAGAAGTCCGCTGAGGAGAAACCTGTGAGACCGGACTCATCCGCTGACGCCGCAGATGAGCCAACTCTCACTCTCGCTGCGAGCCTCAGGGGTAACTCCAATGTCACCATTGGATTTGATATTAAAAGTGATAAAGAGTGA